In Centropristis striata isolate RG_2023a ecotype Rhode Island chromosome 1, C.striata_1.0, whole genome shotgun sequence, one DNA window encodes the following:
- the ccdc175 gene encoding trichohyalin yields MASCLVPDFPAVLAALEHLKELDKQLKEERVSFSPEASLHLTEITAAVTELEADRRAAHEHLEVETIENSKLRHQINNLRERMSQEIMADVAAARASNAEEIEELHKDLHTVSQLQEATVRRQEVLQSQNEELCPQREQVKAEHEEIIAAQNEQITVKYGLQMQLDRTRDQIEELESCIAAVGQETITLQQKMVVEREAVAVKKENLTREVDQVEEKIKQEKQTIRSSRRELNLLNDKKQEAQDRLSELMFDVANLEGNARRMAESRSLCEKHLQAETQKHQELKLQRETLKKELLELGEAFKETVKCLKEEIGTVESRIKQGRTSRLQCQNSLAQIYEVFKHQREEENEVKVEYFYVSQQLERSKLQLEERIASIVKHGKQIKEMDKQIAELREVDTITKRVFERNQEELSDNMDTEKKNISQLEEEKSRLTWLLEEETRKQEEHVEKMTSEISSTRRRYQELREEEAALQKRQPKSVDANLLISHTAQCEEEFRQKETKRKEEIEKCTLETESIMRSNEEKQREVEEEEEMLKEVEAKWNEEQTRNKTLKALTSDLRRKRSDLERSIEVMKEETVCLLQPKDEMKEELEEMRKSYMEVLDKQASELRAVEVNVYDNSVKLEQVGVENSRLRLRITQMKEEVRGAGEDRDRYRQEVQQFKQDIQDLVQGLQDAWREDSLVSQDGQSRDGVLLVSMGDMLDQLKTRRQQLGRVCSLLHQHMLNFSRRLGDKSIEST; encoded by the coding sequence ATGGCTTCCTGCCTCGTCCCAGACTTCCCGGCCGTTTTGGCGGCTCTGGAGCATTTAAAGGAGCTGGACAAGCAGCTGAAAGAGGAGAGGGTCTCCTTCTCACCTGAAGCCAGCCTCCACCTGACGGAGATCAcagctgctgtcactgagctgGAGGCGGACAGACGAGCCGCTCACGAACATTTAGAAGTGGAAACCATAGAAAACAGCAAGCTGAGACACCAGATTAACAATCTAAGAGAGAGAATGAGCCAGGAGATCATGGCTGACGTAGCAGCAGCCCGGGCGTCTAACGCAGAGGAGATAGAGGAGCTCCACAAAGACCTCCACACGGTGTCCCAGCTGCAGGAGGCCACTGTGAGGAGGCAGGAGGTCCTCCAGAGCCAGAACGAAGAACTGTGTCCACAAAGAGAGCAGGTGAAGGCCGAGCACGAGGAGATCATCGCTGCTCAGAACGAGCAGATCACCGTGAAGTACGGCTTGCAGATGCAGCTGGACCGGACCAGGGACCAGATCGAGGAGCTGGAGTCGTGCATCGCTGCTGTCGGACAGGAGACAATAACGCTGCAGCAGAAGATGGTGGTGGAGAGAGAAGCTGTCGCCGTGAAGAAAGAAAACCTGACTAGAGAGGTGGACCAGGTGGAGGAGAAGATCAAGCAGGAAAAGCAAACGATCAGGAGCAGCAGAAGAGAGTTGAACCTACTTAATGATAAGAAACAAGAAGCTCAGGACCGTCTGAGCGAGCTCATGTTTGACGTGGCAAACCTGGAAGGAAACGCACGAAGAATGGCAGAATCTCGGAGTCTGTGTGAGAAACATCTGCAGGCGGAGACCCAGAAGCATCAAGAGCTGAAGCTACAGAGAGAAACCTTAAAGAAGGAGCTGCTCGAGTTAGGAGAAGCCTTTAAAGAAACCGTCAAGTGTCTAAAAGAGGAAATTGGCACGGTCGAAAGTAGAATAAAACAGGGCAGAACGTCGAGATTGCAGTGCCAGAACTCCCTGGCTCAGATCTACGAGGTGTTCAAGCATCAGCGCGAGGAGGAGAACGAGGTAAAGGTGGAGTATTTCTACGTCTCGCAGCAGCTGGAGCGCTCCaagctgcagctggaggagcGCATCGCCTCCATCGTCAAACACGGCAAGCAGATCAAAGAGATGGACAAGCAGATCGCAGAACTCCGAGAAGTCGACACCATCACCAAGAGAGTGTTTGAGAGGAACCAGGAGGAGCTGAGCGACAACATGGACACGGAGAAGAAGAACATCAGCCagttggaggaggagaagagccGGCTGACGTGGCTCCTGGAGGAGGAGACgaggaagcaggaggagcatGTGGAGAAGATGACGTCTGAGATCAGCAGCACCAGGAGGAGATACCAGGAGCTCCGAGAGGAGGAGGCCGCATTGCAAAAGCGTCAGCCCAAGAGCGTAGATGCTAACTTGCTAATAAGTCACACGGCTCAATGTGAGGAGGAGTTCAGACAAAAAGAAACCAAACGGAAGGAGGAGATAGAGAAGTGCACCCTGGAGACGGAGAGCATCATGAGGAGCAACGAGGAGAAGcagagggaggtggaggaggaggaggagatgctgAAGGAGGTGGAAGCAAAGTGGAATGAAGAGCAAACAAGGAACAAGACGCTTAAAGCTCTAACCTCCGAtttgaggaggaagaggagcgatTTGGAGCGGTCGATCGAAGTGATGAAAGAGGAAACCGTCTGTCTTCTTCAGCCCAAAGACGAGATGAAAGAGGAGTTGGAGGAGATGAGAAAAAGCTACATGGAGGTTCTGGACAAACAGGCGTCAGAGCTGAGAGCCGTGGAGGTGAACGTCTATGATAATAGCGTGAAACTGGAGCAGGTCGGCGTGGAGAACAGCCGGCTGCGTCTCCGGATCACTCAGATGAAGGAGGAGGTTCGAGGAGCCGGAGAGGACCGAGACAGATACCGGCAGGAGGTCCAGCAGTTCAAACAGGACATACAGGACTTGGTGCAGGGCTTACAGGACGCCTGGAGGGAGGATTCACTGGTGAGTCAGGACGGTCAGAGCAGAGACGGGGTCCTGTTGGTGTCCATGGGGGACATGTTGGACCAGCTGAAGACCAGGAGACAGCAGCTGGGGAGGGTCTGCTCGCTGCTGCACCAACACATGTTGAACTTCAGCAGACGACTCGGAGATAAAAGCATCGAGTCGACATGA